The following proteins are encoded in a genomic region of Pseudorca crassidens isolate mPseCra1 chromosome 1, mPseCra1.hap1, whole genome shotgun sequence:
- the TMEM253 gene encoding transmembrane protein 253, producing MEERAGQREQDRPSLQDRPSLRLEKLQHWARHRQSGHLLVLAVSQLWLAVAVVPFAISVACLNSACHMATALPLGPGVMGLLTGIVTLELRRAPRLWKVHAMMLFNTFNLILGFIALVVEVAKTALMSAPTVPSQLAGLLVLELSAEAFTLGGVLVSAYSLFLLSQRKPGCCWSQNLHYQELQEGLSELEEVPDLETGPTVASRANRTNE from the exons atggaggagagagcTGGTCAGCGAGAGCAAGACAGACCCAGCCTTCAAGACAGACCCAGCCTTCGTCTGGAAAAGCTACAGCACTGGGCCAGGCACAGGCAGAGTGGGCACCTCTTGGTGCTGGCG GTGAGCCAGCTATGGCTGGCAGTGGCTGTGGTGCCCTTTGCTATCTCAGTTGCCTGCCTGAACTCTGCTTGTCACATGGCCACAGCACTGCCACTTGGGCCTGGCGTAATG GGTCTCCTCACTGGGATTGTAACCCTTGAGCTGCGCAGAGCACCCCGTCTCTGGAAG GTGCACGCCATGATGCTGTTCAACACCTTCAATCTGATCTTGGGCTTCATCGCGTTGGTGGTCGAAGTGGCGAAGACAGCCTTGATGTCTGCCCCAACTGTCCCCTCCCAG CTAGCCGGTTTGCTGGTGCTGGAGCTCAGTGCTGAGGCCTTCACCCTAGGCGGAGTGCTGGTCTCAGCATACTCCCTGTTCCTGCTGAGCCAGAGGAAGCCAGGATGCTGCTGGAGCCAGAATCTGCACTACCAGGAGCTGCAGGAG GGTCTCTCAGAATTAGAGGAAGTTCCTGATTTGGAGACTGGTCCCACGGTGGCTAGCAGAGCAAACAGAACAAATGAGTGA
- the ZNF219 gene encoding zinc finger protein 219 isoform X2, producing the protein MLGQKERQSQLLPCLLLESSVRPTPAPSLLPSDSAPSLQTARTPPLAAASRGSRGPQLPVPGARAPLPLSLPRGSQPRRAAPRMLMAGPPPAAHNAGQGRGRGTGEGAGAGPGAGGPGPGASPPAPRNADARAAGPPPAAAAAAAAAAAARSAAARPGLGSRPRAPGGHLAPSPPAFDGELDLQRYSNGPGVSAGSPGMGAVGWSESRTGERRFPCPVCGKRFRFNSILALHLRAHPGAQAFQCPHCGHRAAQRALLRSHLRTHQPERPRSPAARLLLELEERALLREARLGRPRSSGGLQATPATEGLARSQAPSSSAFRCPFCKGKFRTAAERERHLHILHRPWKCGLCSFGSSQEEELLHHSLTAHGAPERPLAATSAAPQPQPPPQPEPRSVPEPEPEPEREATPVSAPAAPEEPPAPPEFRCQVCGQSFTQSWFLKGHMRKHKASFDHACPVCGRCFKEPWFLKNHMKVHASKLGPLRAPGPGSGPARAPQPPDLGLLAYEPLGPALLLAPAPTPAERREPPSLLGYLSLRAGEARPNGEGAEPGAGRSFGGFRPLPSALPGRSRRHRAEEPDEEEEVVEAEEETWVRSRAVGPLASLPPRPGEGPGNSATAAGAPARSSATQEENGLLVGGARPEGGRGASGKDCPFCGKSFRSAHHLKVHLRVHTGERPYKCPHCDYAGTQSGSLKYHLQRHHREQKSGAGPGPPPEPPPPSQRGATQSSGAKPAAQPSTWVEGTASSRPPSSGAASGSRRKPASPGRTLRNGRGGEAEPLDLSLRAGPGGEAGPGGALHRCLFCPFATGAPELMALHLQVHHSRRARGRRPPQADASPPYARGPSGETPPSPPQEGEEGPGLLRSGEPGLGGQER; encoded by the exons ATGTTGGGGCAGAAAGAGCGGCAGAGCCAGCTCCTTCCCTG TCTCCTGTTGGAATCATCCGTGCGCCCCACCcccgctccctccctccttccctccgaCAGCGCCCCCAGTCTCCAAACGGCCCGCACCCCGCCCCTGGCGGCCGCCTCTCGCGGCTCCCGGGGTCCCCAGCTCCCTGTCCCCGGAGCCAGAGCCCCGCTCCCGCTCTCGCTCCCGCGCGGCTCGCAGCCCCGCCGCGCCGCCCCCCGCATGCTAATGGCCGGGCCGCCTCCCGCCGCACACAATGCGGGccagggccgggggcgggggaccggggagggggcgggggccgggccgggggcgggggggccggGGCCCGGCGCATCTCCCCCGGCCCCACGTAACGCTGACGCCCGCGCCGCcggcccgccgcccgccgccgccgccgccgccgccgccgccgccgccgcccgctccGCAGCCGCCCGCCCGGGGCTC GGCTCACGTCCCCGCGCCCCGGGCGGCCACCTAGCGCCGTCGCCACCGGCCTTCGACGGCGAACTGGATCTGCAGCGCTACTCCAACGGGCCAGGCGTAAGCGCCGGGTCTCCGGGGATGGGAGCAGTGGGCTGGTCTGAGAGTCGCACAGGCGAACGGCGCTTCCCCTGCCCTGTATGCGGGAAGCGCTTCCGCTTCAACTCTATCCTGGCTTTGCACCTACGGGCGCACCCAGGCGCCCAGGCCTTCCAGTGCCCGCACTGCGGCCACCGTGCTGCGCAGCGGGCCCTGCTGCGCTCGCACCTGCGCACGCACCAGCCTGAGCGCCCGCGAAGCCCCGCCGCGCGCCTGTTGCTGGAGTTGGAGGAGCGCGCGCTACTGCGGGAAGCGCGGCTGGGGAGACCCCGGAGCTCAGGGGGCCTGCAGGCCACCCCTGCCACTGAGGGCCTGGCGCGGTCCCAGGCTCCTTCATCGTCCGCCTTCCGTTGCCCCTTCTGCAAAGGCAAGTTTCGCACCGCGGCAGAGCGCGAACGCCACCTGCACATTCTGCACAGGCCCTGGAAGTGCGGCCTGTGCAGTTTCGGCTCCAGCCAGGAGGAGGAGCTGCTGCACCACAGCCTGACGGCCCACGGAGCTCCTGAGCGCCCCCTGGCGGCAACCTCGGCTGCACCCCAGCCTCAGCCTCCACCCCAGCCTGAACCCAGATCCGTCCCTGAGCCCGAGCCGGAGCCTGAACGTGAGGCAACCCCCGTCTCCGCGCCTGCTGCTCCCGAGGAGCCCCCCGCGCCTCCGGAGTTCCGCTGTCAAGTGTGTGGCCAGAGCTTTACGCAGTCCTGGTTTCTCAAGGGCCACATGCGCAAGCATAAGGCCTCCTTCGATCATGCATGTCCTGTTTGTGGCCGCTGcttcaaggagccctggttccttaaGAACCACATGAAGGTGCACGCCAGCAAGCTGGGCCCACTGCGTGCCCCGGGGCCTGGTTCTGGGCCTGCCCGGGCCCCCCAGCCTCCTGATCTGGGCCTGCTGGCCTATGAGCCTCTGGGCCCCGCGCTCCTCTTGGCCCCGGCGCCCACCCCGGCTGAGCGCCGTGAGCCTCCGAGCCTCCTGGGATACCTGAGTCTGCGAGCCGGCGAGGCCCGGCCCAATGGTGAGGGCGCTGAGCCTGGGGCTGGCCGCAGCTTTGGAGGCTTCCGCCCACTGCCCTCTGCTCTCCCAGGCCGGTCTCGCCGGCACCGCGCGGAGGAGCCAGACgaggaagaggaggtggtggaggcagAGGAAGAGACCTGGGTCCGGAGCAGGGCAGTGGGCCCTCTGGCTTCACTGCCCCCACGCCCAGGCGAGGGCCCAGGGAACTCTGCGACTGCTGCGGGGGCCCCGGCGAGGTCCAGCGCCACGCAGG AAGAGAATGGGCTCTTAGTTGGAGGGGCCCGGCCTGAAGGGGGCCGGGGGGCCAGCGGCAAGGACTGCCCCTTTTGTGGAAAATCATTCCGCTCAGCGCATCACCTCAAAGTGCACCTGCGAGTGCACACAG GAGAGCGCCCCTACAAGTGTCCGCACTGCGACTACGCGGGCACCCAGTCCGGGTCGCTCAAGTATCACCTGCAGCGCCACCACCGGGAGCAGAAGAGCGGGGCAGGCCCCGGGCCTCCTCCAGAGCCGCCACCCCCTTCCCAGCGGGGTGCAACCCAGTCGTCGGGAGCCAAACCGGCTGCGCAGCCTTCGACCTGGGTGGAGGGCACAGCGAGCTCCCGGCCTCCCTCGAGCGGCGCCGCGTCGGGGTCCCGTCGGAAGCCCGCCAGCCCCGGGAGGACCCTGCGCAACGGGCGAGGCGGTGAGGCCGAACCCCTCGACCTGTCCCTGCGGGCAGGGCCGGGAGGCGAGGCTGGGCCGGGGGGTGCCCTCCACCGATGCCTCTTCTGTCCCTTCGCCACTGGAGCCCCCGAGCTCATGGCCTTGCACCTGCAAGTGCACCACAGCCGCAGGGCTCGGGGCCGAAGGCCGCCCCAGGCCGATGCATCCCCGCCCTATGCCCGAGGACCGTCCGGAGAGACCCCTCCCAGTCCTCcgcaggaaggggaggagggcccCGGGCTGTTGCGTTCAGGAGAGCCTGGGCTGGGGGGACAAGAAAGGTAG
- the ZNF219 gene encoding zinc finger protein 219 isoform X1, translating into MEGSRPRAPGGHLAPSPPAFDGELDLQRYSNGPGVSAGSPGMGAVGWSESRTGERRFPCPVCGKRFRFNSILALHLRAHPGAQAFQCPHCGHRAAQRALLRSHLRTHQPERPRSPAARLLLELEERALLREARLGRPRSSGGLQATPATEGLARSQAPSSSAFRCPFCKGKFRTAAERERHLHILHRPWKCGLCSFGSSQEEELLHHSLTAHGAPERPLAATSAAPQPQPPPQPEPRSVPEPEPEPEREATPVSAPAAPEEPPAPPEFRCQVCGQSFTQSWFLKGHMRKHKASFDHACPVCGRCFKEPWFLKNHMKVHASKLGPLRAPGPGSGPARAPQPPDLGLLAYEPLGPALLLAPAPTPAERREPPSLLGYLSLRAGEARPNGEGAEPGAGRSFGGFRPLPSALPGRSRRHRAEEPDEEEEVVEAEEETWVRSRAVGPLASLPPRPGEGPGNSATAAGAPARSSATQEENGLLVGGARPEGGRGASGKDCPFCGKSFRSAHHLKVHLRVHTGERPYKCPHCDYAGTQSGSLKYHLQRHHREQKSGAGPGPPPEPPPPSQRGATQSSGAKPAAQPSTWVEGTASSRPPSSGAASGSRRKPASPGRTLRNGRGGEAEPLDLSLRAGPGGEAGPGGALHRCLFCPFATGAPELMALHLQVHHSRRARGRRPPQADASPPYARGPSGETPPSPPQEGEEGPGLLRSGEPGLGGQER; encoded by the exons ATGGAG GGCTCACGTCCCCGCGCCCCGGGCGGCCACCTAGCGCCGTCGCCACCGGCCTTCGACGGCGAACTGGATCTGCAGCGCTACTCCAACGGGCCAGGCGTAAGCGCCGGGTCTCCGGGGATGGGAGCAGTGGGCTGGTCTGAGAGTCGCACAGGCGAACGGCGCTTCCCCTGCCCTGTATGCGGGAAGCGCTTCCGCTTCAACTCTATCCTGGCTTTGCACCTACGGGCGCACCCAGGCGCCCAGGCCTTCCAGTGCCCGCACTGCGGCCACCGTGCTGCGCAGCGGGCCCTGCTGCGCTCGCACCTGCGCACGCACCAGCCTGAGCGCCCGCGAAGCCCCGCCGCGCGCCTGTTGCTGGAGTTGGAGGAGCGCGCGCTACTGCGGGAAGCGCGGCTGGGGAGACCCCGGAGCTCAGGGGGCCTGCAGGCCACCCCTGCCACTGAGGGCCTGGCGCGGTCCCAGGCTCCTTCATCGTCCGCCTTCCGTTGCCCCTTCTGCAAAGGCAAGTTTCGCACCGCGGCAGAGCGCGAACGCCACCTGCACATTCTGCACAGGCCCTGGAAGTGCGGCCTGTGCAGTTTCGGCTCCAGCCAGGAGGAGGAGCTGCTGCACCACAGCCTGACGGCCCACGGAGCTCCTGAGCGCCCCCTGGCGGCAACCTCGGCTGCACCCCAGCCTCAGCCTCCACCCCAGCCTGAACCCAGATCCGTCCCTGAGCCCGAGCCGGAGCCTGAACGTGAGGCAACCCCCGTCTCCGCGCCTGCTGCTCCCGAGGAGCCCCCCGCGCCTCCGGAGTTCCGCTGTCAAGTGTGTGGCCAGAGCTTTACGCAGTCCTGGTTTCTCAAGGGCCACATGCGCAAGCATAAGGCCTCCTTCGATCATGCATGTCCTGTTTGTGGCCGCTGcttcaaggagccctggttccttaaGAACCACATGAAGGTGCACGCCAGCAAGCTGGGCCCACTGCGTGCCCCGGGGCCTGGTTCTGGGCCTGCCCGGGCCCCCCAGCCTCCTGATCTGGGCCTGCTGGCCTATGAGCCTCTGGGCCCCGCGCTCCTCTTGGCCCCGGCGCCCACCCCGGCTGAGCGCCGTGAGCCTCCGAGCCTCCTGGGATACCTGAGTCTGCGAGCCGGCGAGGCCCGGCCCAATGGTGAGGGCGCTGAGCCTGGGGCTGGCCGCAGCTTTGGAGGCTTCCGCCCACTGCCCTCTGCTCTCCCAGGCCGGTCTCGCCGGCACCGCGCGGAGGAGCCAGACgaggaagaggaggtggtggaggcagAGGAAGAGACCTGGGTCCGGAGCAGGGCAGTGGGCCCTCTGGCTTCACTGCCCCCACGCCCAGGCGAGGGCCCAGGGAACTCTGCGACTGCTGCGGGGGCCCCGGCGAGGTCCAGCGCCACGCAGG AAGAGAATGGGCTCTTAGTTGGAGGGGCCCGGCCTGAAGGGGGCCGGGGGGCCAGCGGCAAGGACTGCCCCTTTTGTGGAAAATCATTCCGCTCAGCGCATCACCTCAAAGTGCACCTGCGAGTGCACACAG GAGAGCGCCCCTACAAGTGTCCGCACTGCGACTACGCGGGCACCCAGTCCGGGTCGCTCAAGTATCACCTGCAGCGCCACCACCGGGAGCAGAAGAGCGGGGCAGGCCCCGGGCCTCCTCCAGAGCCGCCACCCCCTTCCCAGCGGGGTGCAACCCAGTCGTCGGGAGCCAAACCGGCTGCGCAGCCTTCGACCTGGGTGGAGGGCACAGCGAGCTCCCGGCCTCCCTCGAGCGGCGCCGCGTCGGGGTCCCGTCGGAAGCCCGCCAGCCCCGGGAGGACCCTGCGCAACGGGCGAGGCGGTGAGGCCGAACCCCTCGACCTGTCCCTGCGGGCAGGGCCGGGAGGCGAGGCTGGGCCGGGGGGTGCCCTCCACCGATGCCTCTTCTGTCCCTTCGCCACTGGAGCCCCCGAGCTCATGGCCTTGCACCTGCAAGTGCACCACAGCCGCAGGGCTCGGGGCCGAAGGCCGCCCCAGGCCGATGCATCCCCGCCCTATGCCCGAGGACCGTCCGGAGAGACCCCTCCCAGTCCTCcgcaggaaggggaggagggcccCGGGCTGTTGCGTTCAGGAGAGCCTGGGCTGGGGGGACAAGAAAGGTAG